Genomic segment of Methanoculleus horonobensis:
CTTCTTTCCACATCTGTATCGCAATTCGGTAGATCTCGCGGTCTCTATCGATGTGTGTCCGGGCAACATGATGTCGGACAGATTTCTGACCATTGCGAATCTCGTACTTCCGAAGGTATTTACACGGACACCCGAGTTTGTAACTCTGGGGGCCATCAGTACCCGCTCCGGGTTCGAGCTCAGGAAGATCTTTCAGCACGTTCCATACGTGATACGGGGGTTCATCGCATCCAAATACCGGATACTCAAAATCATATTCTTTCTTCCATCCTATGAAGATGATCCGCTTCCGGTTCTGCAGGACACCGAAATCCCGTGCATTCAGTATCTGCGGTTTGGCATTGGTGTAATATCCGAGACGATCGATCCTCCGGAGGAAGTCCGAATAAATTTCACCGTTTCTGGCGCTGATGAGGCCTGGGACGTTTTCAAACACAAATATCTCCGGCTCAAATTCGTTGATGAATCGAAGGTAATGGAGATACAGGTGATTTCGCGGATCGTTCCGCATACTTTCCGGGTCCCTGCCTCTCCCAATCAGGGAGTATGCCTGACAGGGCGGGCCTCCGATGATCACATCCACATCATCACGGCCAATTTCAGCAAGTCTGCCATAGACCTTTTTTACAATTGAATCCTCGGTCACGCGCGAAAGTTCACAGTTGATGACTCCGGAATCCGGGATGTCAAGCGATTTACACTCGTCAAGAAATTCATCCCGGGTCGTCTTCTGGTTATAGTAACGATCATAGATCTCCTGATGCCCTTTCGCGTGGAGTGCATGATATAGAGTCCGGGTTTCAAGCGTCCGGGCGGCGTGGGTGTTCATTTCGATATGCGAAACGATGTTGAAGTCATTCCGGAAGAAGCCCTCGGTGAGTCCGCCTGCGCCCGCGAACATATCCAG
This window contains:
- a CDS encoding DNA cytosine methyltransferase; its protein translation is MASRYVVLDMFAGAGGLTEGFFRNDFNIVSHIEMNTHAARTLETRTLYHALHAKGHQEIYDRYYNQKTTRDEFLDECKSLDIPDSGVINCELSRVTEDSIVKKVYGRLAEIGRDDVDVIIGGPPCQAYSLIGRGRDPESMRNDPRNHLYLHYLRFINEFEPEIFVFENVPGLISARNGEIYSDFLRRIDRLGYYTNAKPQILNARDFGVLQNRKRIIFIGWKKEYDFEYPVFGCDEPPYHVWNVLKDLPELEPGAGTDGPQSYKLGCPCKYLRKYEIRNGQKSVRHHVARTHIDRDREIYRIAIQMWKEGKRLHYDDLPENLKTHKNRSSFRDRFKVVDGDGLSHAVVAHLSKDGHYFIHPDIRQARSLTVREAARLQSFPDNYLFEGPRTAQYVQVGNAVPPLMARGIAREIKILLDKV